The DNA segment TCTACCGGCGATATTGTATGAAATTGCAACGAAATGGATTATCAAGTATAGGCAAGTTTAGATAAGATTATTTTGAGTGTATCAAAGtcttattaatttttaacgGTACGTTGAAAAGTGCTTTGTTGAACATCAAGTAAGATGTCTGGTTTTGATGAGAATCCCTTCGGGGAACCGAATATCAATGATCCattttcggtgagtattttaatgCAGGCTATAACAAGGCATGCATTGCTTCCTTCAATATTGCGTGTCGAACTGTCAAAtggaaattaaatatttgtaattgaGTTATATTTTcttgaggaagttaaataatgtATATGCTTATTGCGCCTTAGCGCGtatcatttaataatatttctatattatattttttcacaTATATATAACTATGTAAATCTGTTTTATTTGTTAATTGTTTTAATTCAATTAGGATCCTGCTATTAGGAGAGCTGTAGCCTCTACACCAGCTAGTAGGGGTTTGGAGGATTATAATCCTTTTGCAGAACAAGGCACACAAGGGACTGGACAAGTTAGAGGTGCTGCAAATCCTCCAATTTATGATGGAATTGGAGCCACCCAGCAACCAGCAACGCTTTTTCCATCAGTTCCAAAAACTCCACCACCTCCATATGCTCATCGTCCTTCTCGGCCAACTGTTAATGAATCGGTTGGGAGCACATTGTCTCCTACATCGGATGTAAATATATGCAAAGCTTTATATCCAAAGACATCTTAATGATAAATCCCTGTGTTTTAACATATCCTTGAAAAATTATGATATTTTAGCAAAGATCAGAGCCAGAATTGAAAGCAAGTACAGAAGATATGAGAAATACCCTATATTATCGTAAGTTtgagtatttaattaataatatgtttgatatatttattaataaaaaataaatatattaataaaaatttttgatattAAAGCAAAACCGAACAATTGGCCACCTTTGCCTGACAAATGTTGCTTCCAACCTTGTTTCTACCAAGATATAGAAGTTGAGATTCAATCAGAGTTTCAGAAGGTAGTCAGGCAACTGTATCGTTTATGGATTTGTAAGTCTAATGTATTAAACATTGATATAATAGTTGTTTTCTAAAACAAAGTCCAAAATATTCTTTACTTTTAAATTACAGTCCATGGCTGTGTGTTGGTCTTGAATGTTATTGGtggatttatattaatattatgtaATGAAAAATTCTCAACGTTTGGTCTTGGAATATTATTCCTCATATTGTTTATACCATTCTCCTTTTTGTGCTGGTTTAGACCTGCATACAGAGCTTTCAAGTATGTattttctaatatattaataatttgacATTTgctatttatttaaaatgaatttcatgttttctttttttagaaATGACAGTTCGTTCAACTTTATGGTATttttcttcgtatttttctttcaattaatTGTAACAGCGATCCAAGCCATTGGTATTCCCGGTTTTGGAACTTggtaagatttttatttttaaaaacgaaCTTATATTTACAACATTTTGATTTTGAACTTTTGAAATTTATAGTGGTATAATAACGGCAATTACAATGTTTGACTCATCGGTCAAAGGAATCTTTGTTGGCCTTATACTACTCTTCATTGCCTTTTGTTTTGTTCTTGCCGCGTGCGGTGATTTCCTACTGTTGACCAAGGTACCAGTAAATCTTGTTTCTATCGTCGGATCATA comes from the Colletes latitarsis isolate SP2378_abdomen chromosome 7, iyColLati1, whole genome shotgun sequence genome and includes:
- the Scamp gene encoding secretory carrier membrane protein, producing the protein MSGFDENPFGEPNINDPFSDPAIRRAVASTPASRGLEDYNPFAEQGTQGTGQVRGAANPPIYDGIGATQQPATLFPSVPKTPPPPYAHRPSRPTVNESVGSTLSPTSDQRSEPELKASTEDMRNTLYYPKPNNWPPLPDKCCFQPCFYQDIEVEIQSEFQKVVRQLYRLWIFHGCVLVLNVIGGFILILCNEKFSTFGLGILFLILFIPFSFLCWFRPAYRAFKNDSSFNFMVFFFVFFFQLIVTAIQAIGIPGFGTCGIITAITMFDSSVKGIFVGLILLFIAFCFVLAACGDFLLLTKIHRIYRSLDAVSMSKAQQEFATTFLRNEHVQSAATVVGERAVRAQMANAANQPRY